In Pyrus communis chromosome 8, drPyrComm1.1, whole genome shotgun sequence, one genomic interval encodes:
- the LOC137743923 gene encoding protein PMR5-like gives MALLCSQSIASCLALLCLVFVQSQSAIIYSMKNHHHNFHHHRTAPMFQTNQSNCALFAGTWVQDDSYPMYQSSECPLIIDSEFNCQMYGRPDSDYLKYRWRPLNCELPRFNGAEFLLKMKGKTVMFVGDSLGRNQWESLVCLIYSTNPQTQTQMVKGDPLSTFSFLDYGLTLQFYKAPYLVDIEMYQGKRVLRLEDISENSKVWRNADVLSFNTGHWWSHKGGLQGWDYMESGGSYYQDMDRLAALEKGMKTWANWIDSNIDTTKTRVFFLSISPTHYDPNEWNGGATPTTTKNCYGETAPMKVSGVTYPGTTYPDQMRVMDSVIRGMRNPPSLLDITMLSELRKDGHPSIYSGDLSPQQRANPDRSADCSHWCLPGLPDTWNQLFYTTLFF, from the exons ATGGCTCTTTTGTGCTCCCAATCTATTGCTTCATGCTTAGCTCTTTTGTGCTTAGTTTTTGTTCAATCCCAATCTGCCATAATATACAGCATGAAGAACCACCACCACAACTTCCACCATCACAGAACAGCTCCGATGTTCCAAACCAACCAATCCAATTGCGCATTGTTTGCAGGCACTTGGGTCCAAGATGACTCCTACCCAATGTACCAATCTTCCGAGTGCCCTTTAATCATCGACTCTGAATTCAACTGCCAAATGTACGGCCGCCCGGACTCCGATTACCTCAAGTACAGATGGAGACCCCTCAATTGTGAGCTCCCAAG GTTCAATGGGGCTGAGTTTCTGCTCAAAATGAAAGGGAAAACAGTGATGTTTGTAGGGGATTCACTTGGGAGGAACCAATGGGAATCTTTGGTTTGTCTGATTTACTCTACCAATCCGCAAACCCAGACTCAAATGGTTAAAGGGGATCCACTCTCAACATTCAGTTTCCTG GACTACGGCTTGACACTGCAATTTTACAAAGCTCCGTACCTGGTCGACATAGAAATGTATCAAGGGAAGAGAGTTCTGAGGCTTGAGGACATTTCGGAGAACAGCAAGGTGTGGCGGAACGCCGACGTGCTGTCGTTTAACACCGGTCATTGGTGGAGCCACAAAGGAGGTCTCCAAGG GTGGGATTACATGGAATCAGGAGGGAGTTATTACCAAGACATGGACCGTTTGGCTGCTTTGGAGAAAGGGATGAAAACATGGGCGAATTGGATTGACTCGAACATCGACACCACAAAGACCagagttttcttcctctctatTTCTCCCACACACTACGA CCCAAATGAATGGAATGGGGGTGCAACTCCTACAACCACCAAGAACTGCTATGGAGAAACAGCACCAATGAAAGTGAGCGGAGTAACTTATCCCGGGACTACTTATCCAGACCAAATGAGGGTGATGGACAGTGTGATCCGGGGTATGAGAAATCCTCCGTCTTTGCTGGACATCACAATGCTTTCAGAGCTGAGAAAAGATGGGCACCCATCAATCTACAGTGGTGATTTGAGCCCTCAGCAGAGAGCCAATCCTGACCGTTCAGCAGATTGCAGCCATTGGTGCCTTCCTGGACTGCCAGACACTTGGAACCAACTTTTTTACACAACTTTGTTCttctaa